A stretch of DNA from Brachyhypopomus gauderio isolate BG-103 chromosome 7, BGAUD_0.2, whole genome shotgun sequence:
tctctcttgacAGACCAATAGCAATATGTTAGTGTAAATGTGAATTTTCTGAAGTTAATAGAACACTTTATACTTCCTCAAGGTCCTTTATTATTCCCGTTTTATGTGTTTTTACCAACATAAAGTCAACTTTCATTTTTATATGGACGATACACACGTTATAAATGGAAAATTCAAGAAAGAGCTTATGCAAACTGCAAGACTGCTAATAGCCGAGATAACGTTGGCAACTTGATACGGGGCTTTGATGGTTTGTTTTGTGCAATCAAAATCTTCAAGTAAGGACAATGGCATAACTGCTGATGCTGATTAATCATTCATGCTGTATTTTAGAGTTACAatcagaacaacaacaacaaaacatatTGCAGTAGAGTCTTCATATATCTTCCTTTTTTGGTTTATTAATTGAAATATGTGTAAAAAGAAATTGGAATAAAGTTCAATATACCTGATAAACTACAGTCTGGTGGGTCCAGACTGTAATTCCACATGCTTGTGAATAACTAGTTCTTTATAAGCCCTGAATGTGGCTTGAACACTGACCCTGTCTATAGATCTACCGCAGGCCTGGACACTGACCCTATCTGCGGATCTACCGCAGGCCTGGACACTGTCCCTATGTGTGGATCTACCCCAGGCCTGGACACTGACCCTATGTGTGGATCTACCGCAGGCCTGGACACTGTCCCTATGTGTGGATCTACCGCAGGCCTGGACACTGTCCCTATGTGTGGATCTACCGCAGGCCTGGACACTGTCCCTATGTGTGGATCTACCCCAGGCCTGGACACTGTCCCTATGTGTGGATCTACCCCAGGCCTGGACACTGTCCCTATGTGTGGATCTACCGCAGGCCTGGACACTGACCCTATGTGTGGATCTACCGCAGGCCTGGACACTGACCCTATGTGTGGATCTACCGCAGGCCTGGACACTGTCCCTATGTGTGGATCTACCCCAGGCCTGGACACTGTCCCTATGTGTGGATCTACCCCAGGCCTGGACACTGTCCCTATGTGTGGACCTACCCCAGGCCTGGACACTGACCCTGGCTCTGAGCTGTAGGACTGATCAAGGCCAATGATGCCAATCAAACTACAGCCCGCATTGCCTAGAAACCAAGAGAACATAATGTACAGACACATTCCTTTCAATTTCCATTTTTTTATTGACTGATTTTGTACTGCTGTTGCACAACAGCACCTTATCAGAGTTTTTAGAAAGCTTTAAGCATTTAATGAGATTAGCTCAAATATTCTGGAATTATTTTGGTTCTCCTTTAGTAACGCAGCCGACTGCTCAGACCTCAAGTGGTGCAGACCATATAAAGCACAGCGAGGGTGAGGGACAACAGAAGGctgcatactgtgtgtgtgtgtgtgtgtgtgtgtgtgtgtgtgtgtgtgtgtgcatgtgtgagcatttAACTCCAGCTCTTGAAAAACTGCTTGAAGAGGATGGATTCACGCCCTTGAGGAAGAATCTCGACCTGCAATAAAAGGGAAATTCAATTTATACGTATACAAATATATTCCAtatactctctttctctctctctctctctctctctctctcttcctctctcacacacacaaacacacacaaatggattAAAATGGCTGGATGTTTTTGCAGCCTGCAGGGCTGAGCAAAGCAACAGTGGTTTAAGGTTTAACCAAGAACTGATGTGATCTCTTAGGTTCTACACTATTAAATGTGTATCTGAAACATACCTGAGTTTTCATTCTACAGTAGTTCATTTCCTGAATAAACTCATCTGCCACTTTTAGGGCCACCCTCTTCTCTTCCGCATTGGCTCCATGCCCTGTCAATCAGCAGCCACAACCAATGAAGCATAGCATTTCCTATTGTCCACACCCTCTCATTCAGGTACACCCCATACAGTTTTCAGTCACTCTACCTAAAGCTTGTGCttcactacaacacacacacacctttccagATGAAGATTTTGCCATTAGAGCCATTATCTAGGATGAAGCAGTCATCTCTTTCCAGCATCTGTTGGTCAAATGGGGCCTTATCACACAGCAGCGTTAATGTCATACAGCCGCTTGCATTTGACACCTGatacagaaagagaaagtgtgtgtttgtgtttgtgtttctatGAACatgaaaaagtaaaaaaaaaagcaatggGGTCATCCCACCTTGTAGAGGGAGGCAGAGTTGGACTTGTCTGCCTCATTGTCTTCTTCAGTAGAGCAGTCCTTCAGAGCTGGGATTGGTCCAAGCACCTGTCAGTCATGAATAGTGTGTTAGCCTTCTGACGACTGGAAGAGGATGGTAGTGCTGGAGTGATGAAGCCATccttacatgtgtgtgtgtgtgtgtgtgtgtgtgtgtgtgtgtgtgtgtgtgtgtgtgtgtgtgtgtgtgtgtgtgtgtgtgtgtgtgtgtgtgacctgtatCATTTCCAGCGTTTCCTCTCCCTCAGTGACATCACTGATGCCAGCTTTGCCGTTCCTCTCTGTGTCACGGATCAGAGCAGCGATCTCACGCACCTTCTGCCTCTCAAACATGTTCGCTTTGGAGCCGCTCCATGAGATGAtagtctgaacacacacacaaacatgcacacacacaaacacgcacacatacacacaaacacgcacacatacatgcacaaatgcacacacatgcaccacacacacagtaatatatATAAGAAGTACACACACTCCAATACACATACTTCCCATGGtccctctcacacatacactcctccacacatccttctacacacacctcccccacacacaccctcccccacacacacttctcacacacacacctcccacacacacacacctcccacacacacacacctcccacacacacacctctcacacacacacctcccccacacacacacctcccccacacacacacctcccccaggTCCAGGATGTAACAGTCTCCACGGCTGAAGCTGCTCCAGCTCAGCTCCACCTCTCGCACCCGCACATTTTTTTTGCCTTTTATCTGGTAAAGACGGCGCACAGGGCCGAGGTCAGAGCGGGATCTCCTAAAACCAGACTCTACACCGccctcctgtacacacacacacacacacacacatatatatacacacacacacatgcacacacatgcacacacacacacacacacacacacacacacacacacacaaataagatATTTGATGACCGAGATGACTGA
This window harbors:
- the LOC143518825 gene encoding macrophage-capping protein-like isoform X2: MLPLRAAEGQFGPEVREPGLWGWRVEKMKAVRLDQAQLGVFYTGDAYLILSNRGSSGAELHMWMGEKSSRDEQCACAMLATQLDHFLDGEPVQHRQVQGYESPEFMNLFPRGVSYKEGGVESGFRRSRSDLGPVRRLYQIKGKKNVRVREVELSWSSFSRGDCYILDLGETIISWSGSKANMFERQKVREIAALIRDTERNGKAGISDVTEGEETLEMIQVLGPIPALKDCSTEEDNEADKSNSASLYKVSNASGCMTLTLLCDKAPFDQQMLERDDCFILDNGSNGKIFIWKGHGANAEEKRVALKVADEFIQEMNYCRMKTQVEILPQGRESILFKQFFKSWS
- the LOC143518825 gene encoding macrophage-capping protein-like isoform X1 is translated as MCGGRHPPTLSALPQQMLPLRAAEGQFGPEVREPGLWGWRVEKMKAVRLDQAQLGVFYTGDAYLILSNRGSSGAELHMWMGEKSSRDEQCACAMLATQLDHFLDGEPVQHRQVQGYESPEFMNLFPRGVSYKEGGVESGFRRSRSDLGPVRRLYQIKGKKNVRVREVELSWSSFSRGDCYILDLGETIISWSGSKANMFERQKVREIAALIRDTERNGKAGISDVTEGEETLEMIQVLGPIPALKDCSTEEDNEADKSNSASLYKVSNASGCMTLTLLCDKAPFDQQMLERDDCFILDNGSNGKIFIWKGHGANAEEKRVALKVADEFIQEMNYCRMKTQVEILPQGRESILFKQFFKSWS